The genomic segment TGAAAAAGGTATGACACCCTTCAAAATAACCTATCTTAGTTGCAGGAATCTTAATTTTAAGTTTCTCTAATTCATCGAGAATAAGATCAACTATGTAAACATGCTGATCAGCGTTATCCCTAAATGAATTATTTGCAGAGTGAACACATCCAATGCAGCAGTACACCAGCCTGTCTGCTCCCTTTTCTATGGAAAGATTTATATTGCCTTGATTAAATTCTTTACAGACTTCTACAAGATCTTCAGAAGTCTGCATAGCAAATGGAAAACCACAACACTGCTCATTATCAAGGTAGGTATAATCAATATTTAACAAATCTAAAAGATGCACATAGTCACGCAAAAGAAAAGGTGTTGTGAAAGGTCTATAACATCCAAATATTATACAATTTTCAGCATTATCCTTTGGCTTTGGAATTCCGTGGGCAGCAAGTACTCCAGCCCTTAGAACCTGACTTACGCCATGATTTCCATATTTCTTAATCGTTTCAACCTGTTCATCAATATCCCGTCCACAAGAGAGATAATCAGCCGTCTTACTCCACGCCTGCAACTTATTTGTCTTGGGCATCACTATTTCCTCGCTTCAAGTTATAAAAATATGCTCGTTGTCTATACACACATATAAACCGTAACTCTTCTTAACTGACTAAGGCTACTATCCTGCCCTATCAAGTACGTCCTCAATAAATAGTATGAAGTTATCCGAAAGCTTTCTGTATACTGTCCCAAAATGAATTCGAAAAACTTACTGGATTTATGAACATGAGATTGTTTAAAAAAGAAACCCCGCTTTTAAAAAACGGGGATAGAATGTAAATTAAAAGGACGGAATTTTCCGCCCTTTTTTCATATATAACTTAACAGATTTAAACGTCTTTGAGTTCCTCAATGAGTTTTTGCAGTTCCCCTGAAAGACGGGCAAGATCTGAAACGGCAATCATGGATTCAGACATTGCTCCGGCAGTGTCAGCGGCAATCCTGTTAACTTCGTCCGTTCCGCGATTGATCTGTTCACTTGCGGCAGATTGTTCTTCACTTGCTGTTGCTATTGCCCGTACCTGATCTGCTGTCTCTTCAACTATCTGTACAATGGTATTCAGGCTTTCTCCTGCACTATTTGCATATTCAGTACTTTCAGACACCATCGTAGCGGCGTTATTCATCTCATCAATATTTCGTTTTGTTTCAGACTGAATTGAATGAACTGCCTGCCCTACTTCATGCGTGGCCTGCATTGTTTTTTCGGCCAGTTTCCTGACTTCATCAGCTACAACAGCAAATCCACGTCCTGCTTCACCTGCTCTTGCTGCTTCAATTGCAGCGTTGAGAGCCAGAAGGTTTGTCTGGTCTGCAATATCTGTAATTACCGTGATGACCTGAGAAATACCGTCAGCCTGTGTACCAAGTTCGCTCAGACCGGAAACCATTTTGGATGAAGCTTCACTGACAGAAGCAATTGAAGAAACAACATTTGCAACAATTCTTCCACCATTTTCAGCATTTTCTTTTGCAGCCATAGCACTTTCAGCAGCCTGGGAAGCATTATGAGCTACTTCCAGAACAGAAGCGTTCATCTGCTCCATGGCGGTTGCTGACTCGGTTGTACGCTCACGCTGTACATCCGACCCATGGCTTGCTTCCTGAATCTGGGCAGAAAGCTCATCGGAGGCCGAAGTAACCTGCATGACAATTTCTTCAAGCTGACTGGCAGCGTGAAGCATGCCGTCTGCTTTAGCCATCTCAGCAGCTTCCTTAGCCTCTCTGGCTTCTTCAAGTGCCAAATTAGCAGCCTCTGTCTGCTGCTCAGCTTCACTGGTTTTTTCTTCAGCTGTACCGATCAGCTCGACAAGACTTTTAACCATCGACGCAAGAGCATCATAAAGATCAAGAAGTTCCCCGCCAAAAAGTTTTTTATCAGTACTTGCATCCAGATTACCTGAAGCTATTTCCTGTGCAAAGCCGACCATAGCGCCGATAGGCTTGGAAATACTGCGGGCAATCAAAAGAACAACGAGAATAACCAGAGCAATGGCACAAGCTGAAAGAATAGTACTGAGCTTGAGAAAACTGTTTGCTTCAGCAAAAATTTTACTTGTCGGAATTGCCAGCCCGATAGACCACGGAGTTGAGGTTCCGGATATAACAATAGGCTCAAAAAGGAAGAAGTATTCTTTACCGTCAAGAGGTGAAACAATATCTGTATGAAACGACTTACCTTTTTCAATTCCACTGAGAATTTCATCACGGTCGGCTTCTGAAAAAGCTTCTTTTATATTTTTGCCGACCAGATCTTTGTCAGGATGGGCAACACAATATCCTTTATTTGAAACCAGAAAGGCATATCCGGTATTCATTGGTTTAATGCCATCCACCATCTTCTGGAAAGAGCTGAGAACAAAATCAATACCGACAATTCCGATAAAATTTCCATTTTTGATAATCGGAACACTGACAGTTGCCATATTGGTTTTTGCAACCTGAGTGTAGTAAGGCTCGGTAAGAATAGGCCTCATGGAATCACGGGGAGCCATATACCATGTGCGGGTGGTTCCAGGGTTAAGCTTGATAAGATCTTCAACCTTAAGTGTACCGTCTTCGCGCCAGTAATAAGGACCGTACTCGCCGTTAGGACCATATTTTTCAATCCCTTTATATTCTGAATCGCGCCCGTCAAGAGCGTTAGGTTCAAGCACAGCCTGAGTCCCAAAAAACATGGGATCTGAAAGAGTTAACTGCTTGACAAAATCGTCACACATTTCGCGATCCAGTTTCGGACCATGATTGGAAAAAACAATGAAAGCGGCAGCTCCGGCCTGTGAAGCATCTAAGGCCTTTTCTATGCTGTTTTTAACCTGAGTCCCATACTTTCCTGCCATTTCCTCCGCCATGAGAGTGGCCTGCATCCTAGATGAGTCTCTGGTTTTAGTAACCACAAAAGTTGTAAATGCGACAAATATCAGTACCATCAGTAGACTGATACTGAGAGCAATCTTACTCCCTATCTTAAGTTTCTTAAACATCAACCCCTCCCCCTATAAAAGTAAATTTTAGCTAGTCCCCCCCAACACCATTATCGAAAAAGTGAACAATAAACATTGTTGTAAACTTAACTTAGATAATTTAAGTAAGAATATACAGTAGTATGCGAAATTGTAAACCAGTTTTACAGCAGCACAAAAACCATAATAGTAATAAATTGTATTAACTATATTAAAAACAATATACCTGCTATAGATATATGTAATATTTTCTATTCAATATGTGCGGTGAGAAAATAAATAAAATGGAAAAGGAGACCTTCAGGCATAATAAAGAGAGCTCAATCGAACCCAAAAGGCTCCCCAGCCTTCCACTGACATACAGATGTACAGCGGCAAAGTCTGAGGAACCTTAATAAGAGAACTTCTCAGGTTAATATGATTTTTTCTTCTCAGAGCCGATACCGGCACCTTTAAACGGAACCAATGCAGCATCTATAGCATCAATATAAGCCATAGTATCTACAGCAACGGCAACAAAAGTAGCCCCCCACTCGATGCACTTATGCGCCATATCAGGATCTACAGCCAGAGTTCCGGCTGCTTTGCCTTTTTCACGAATACGACGGATACAATGCTCAATGGCTGCCTGAACTTCAGGATGTCCGGCATCATCAGGATGTCCCATAGAAGCGGAAAGATCCGCAGGCCCTATAAAAACACCGTCAACACCATCAACATCAAGAATTTCATCCAGATTTTCAAGTGCTTCACAACTCTCAGCCTGTACAAGCAGGCAGAGATTCTCTTCAGCATGCGCCATATAATCCGGCACACGCATCCAGCGGGAGGCTCTGGCGATACTTGCCCCGACTCCACGCTTCCCTTTTGGTGGATAGCGGAGAGCGGCAACCATATTCCGTGCATCTTCAGCGGTATCAACCATAGGAACCAAAACTGTTTGTGCTCCTATATCAAGAACCTGTTTGAGCAGAGCAGTATCACCTTTTAAAGGACGAACCACTGGGTGTGCAGGATAAGGTGCAACTGCCTGCAACTGTCCAAGAAGACTCTGCACATTATTGGGAGCATGTTCTCCGTCAATCAGAAGCCAATCATAATCGGAAGTCGCCGCCATTTCGGCCATATAAGATGATGCAGTGCTCAGCCATAAACCGATCTGCACCTCTCCTTTAGTAATAGCTTCTTTGAATTTGTTTTTAATTATCATACTTTTCTCTATTTATTCTTAATCTTCGCTGTTAGGCGTTACTCAAGACAACTCTTGGAGCTTCTTTCTTAGGTAGCATCATGATCGTAATTGATCCGATAACAGTTATTATTGCAAGAGATACCAGTCCGGCTAAATGATTGCCGAAAAAGAGATCTGCCTGAGCCTTGATATTAGGAGCAAGGAATCCACCGAATGCTCCAAACATATTTGTGAATCCAATACCTGCCGCCAGAGCCGTGCCGGACAGAAGTCCTGTAGGCATAGTCCAGAAAACTGGCTGGACAGCAATAAAACCTGCTGCTGCAAAACAAAGTGCAACAATAGCAACGACTGGACTTGCAAAAGCAGAAATGCCGATACCGAGACCAGCCACCAGCAATGTGAGAGCAGCGATATTTCTGCGCTCACCAGTCCGATCAGAATATCTTGGAATATAATAAGTACCAAAAAGCGCGGCAACCCACGGAATTGCTGTTACCAGCGATGCCGTGAAACCTACATTGGTACCCATGAGAGCTGCGACCTGTGAAGGCAGGTAAAATACAAGCCCGTATACACTGATCTGAATAATCATGTAAATGATAGCAAGGTGCCAGACTGTCCAGTTACGTGCCGCATCACTTATCTTTGACGTAGATTTTGAACTTTCCTCAGCTGCAAGGGTTTTCTGCAATAAATCCCGCTCTACCTGTGAAAGAAATCTTGCTTCGGACGGGCGGTCATCGAGGTAGCAGAAAGTCGCAACACCGGCCACAAGAGCCAATGCGCCTTCAATTATGAACATCCAGTACCAGCCGGGATGTCCCATAAAACCATGCATCTCAAGCAGTGCTCCGGAAAGAGGTGACCCCAGTGTCAGAGCAAGCGGAGCCCCCATATAGAACAGCCCCATTATACCGGCACGGCTTTTTTGCGGAAACCACTGTGAAGTAAGATAAATCATACCCGGAAAAAAACCTGCTTCAGCAGCTCCAAGTAAGCTGCGAACCAGCAGAAATTTCCATTCAGTATCTGCATAGCCCATTGAGGCGGAAAGTACACCCCAGACCAGAGTTGTGCTTCCAATCCATGCTCTTGCACCGAACTTGCGCATAAGCAGGTTGGCCGGAACGCCAAGAAAAGCATATGCAACAAAGAATATTCCGGCGCCGAGCGCAAATGCTCCATCGCCTAACCCTGTGTCCATCTGGTAAGATACTTTAGCAAATCCGATATTGGCGCGATCAAGGAACGCTAAAATGTATAGCGTAAGCATAAAAGGTATAAGACGTAAGCGAGTTTTATTGACAACTTGCTCGATGTTTGGTGACATACAAATCTCCTGTTGCGTGATACATTAATAAGCTATGGGAGAGAGGGCTGCCGGGCTGCCACCCGGTGGCCCATATTCGTTTCAGGCTGTCGCAAAAGCGGTCCCTGCCACGAATCCATGGGCCATCTAGTGCTTATACGGGCGGACGATGTCGCAATCACGGTTAAGCTCTACGCCGAATCCCGGTTTATCAAGAGTCTCTTTAGTAATACGTCCATTCTCAGGAACAGGTTCACCTAATAACAAAGGATGAAACTGCGGACGTACTTCAAGGCAATCAGGACTGGTCATCAGGTACTCACTGAACGGAGTGTTTGTGAAGGTAATGACAGCATGATGAGAGTAGACTGATGAACCATGTGGAACAACAAGCTGTCCACGTGATTTTGCAATCGCAGCTATTTCAGTAAGTGTAGTAAGACCACCGCACCAGCCCACATCAGGCTGCATGATATCCACACCTGTTTCAGACAAAGTAGCAAAAGACTGAATAGTTCCGTGATGCTCACCTGTTGTAACCATCATACCGGCAGGAGCGTTACGCTTCAGTTCACGGTAGCTGTCATACTGCTGAGGAGGGAAGCACTCTTCAATCCATTTCAAATTGTAAGGTGCGCAGGCATGAGCAAGTTTGATGGCATAATTTACATCCTGACTCATCCAGCAATCAAGCATCAGCCAGAAATCAGGACCGCATTTCTCACGGTATTCAGCTACCATTGCAGCATCTTTACGAACACCTTCATCACCGTCGTGAGGACCCCAATGAGTCGGCATTTTACCACCGATAAAGCCCATTTCCTTAGCTGCAT from the Maridesulfovibrio zosterae DSM 11974 genome contains:
- a CDS encoding MFS transporter — translated: MSPNIEQVVNKTRLRLIPFMLTLYILAFLDRANIGFAKVSYQMDTGLGDGAFALGAGIFFVAYAFLGVPANLLMRKFGARAWIGSTTLVWGVLSASMGYADTEWKFLLVRSLLGAAEAGFFPGMIYLTSQWFPQKSRAGIMGLFYMGAPLALTLGSPLSGALLEMHGFMGHPGWYWMFIIEGALALVAGVATFCYLDDRPSEARFLSQVERDLLQKTLAAEESSKSTSKISDAARNWTVWHLAIIYMIIQISVYGLVFYLPSQVAALMGTNVGFTASLVTAIPWVAALFGTYYIPRYSDRTGERRNIAALTLLVAGLGIGISAFASPVVAIVALCFAAAGFIAVQPVFWTMPTGLLSGTALAAGIGFTNMFGAFGGFLAPNIKAQADLFFGNHLAGLVSLAIITVIGSITIMMLPKKEAPRVVLSNA
- a CDS encoding (Fe-S)-binding protein, which codes for MPKTNKLQAWSKTADYLSCGRDIDEQVETIKKYGNHGVSQVLRAGVLAAHGIPKPKDNAENCIIFGCYRPFTTPFLLRDYVHLLDLLNIDYTYLDNEQCCGFPFAMQTSEDLVEVCKEFNQGNINLSIEKGADRLVYCCIGCVHSANNSFRDNADQHVYIVDLILDELEKLKIKIPATKIGYFEGCHTFFKSQYQGVELDWGRYRSSLGQIEGVEIIDLPSKMCCKVAPEKIIEKAEKMGIEKILCPCNFCYSSLKNVADGKVQLISIPEFLIESLETNLLSE
- the yfaU gene encoding 2-keto-3-deoxy-L-rhamnonate aldolase, which encodes MIIKNKFKEAITKGEVQIGLWLSTASSYMAEMAATSDYDWLLIDGEHAPNNVQSLLGQLQAVAPYPAHPVVRPLKGDTALLKQVLDIGAQTVLVPMVDTAEDARNMVAALRYPPKGKRGVGASIARASRWMRVPDYMAHAEENLCLLVQAESCEALENLDEILDVDGVDGVFIGPADLSASMGHPDDAGHPEVQAAIEHCIRRIREKGKAAGTLAVDPDMAHKCIEWGATFVAVAVDTMAYIDAIDAALVPFKGAGIGSEKKKSY
- a CDS encoding methyl-accepting chemotaxis protein, giving the protein MFKKLKIGSKIALSISLLMVLIFVAFTTFVVTKTRDSSRMQATLMAEEMAGKYGTQVKNSIEKALDASQAGAAAFIVFSNHGPKLDREMCDDFVKQLTLSDPMFFGTQAVLEPNALDGRDSEYKGIEKYGPNGEYGPYYWREDGTLKVEDLIKLNPGTTRTWYMAPRDSMRPILTEPYYTQVAKTNMATVSVPIIKNGNFIGIVGIDFVLSSFQKMVDGIKPMNTGYAFLVSNKGYCVAHPDKDLVGKNIKEAFSEADRDEILSGIEKGKSFHTDIVSPLDGKEYFFLFEPIVISGTSTPWSIGLAIPTSKIFAEANSFLKLSTILSACAIALVILVVLLIARSISKPIGAMVGFAQEIASGNLDASTDKKLFGGELLDLYDALASMVKSLVELIGTAEEKTSEAEQQTEAANLALEEAREAKEAAEMAKADGMLHAASQLEEIVMQVTSASDELSAQIQEASHGSDVQRERTTESATAMEQMNASVLEVAHNASQAAESAMAAKENAENGGRIVANVVSSIASVSEASSKMVSGLSELGTQADGISQVITVITDIADQTNLLALNAAIEAARAGEAGRGFAVVADEVRKLAEKTMQATHEVGQAVHSIQSETKRNIDEMNNAATMVSESTEYANSAGESLNTIVQIVEETADQVRAIATASEEQSAASEQINRGTDEVNRIAADTAGAMSESMIAVSDLARLSGELQKLIEELKDV
- the rhmD gene encoding L-rhamnonate dehydratase, with protein sequence MNLPKIKEIRAYYCGGATAKAAGGGGDYHDQAGSHWIDDHIATPMSKYSKYEQSRQSFGINVLGTLIVEVEADNGVTGFAISTGGEMGCFIVENHLNRFIEGRCVSDIKLIHDQMINSTMYYAGSGGLVMNTISCIDLALWDLYGKVLDMPVFKLMGGAVRDEIQFYATGARPDAAKEMGFIGGKMPTHWGPHDGDEGVRKDAAMVAEYREKCGPDFWLMLDCWMSQDVNYAIKLAHACAPYNLKWIEECFPPQQYDSYRELKRNAPAGMMVTTGEHHGTIQSFATLSETGVDIMQPDVGWCGGLTTLTEIAAIAKSRGQLVVPHGSSVYSHHAVITFTNTPFSEYLMTSPDCLEVRPQFHPLLLGEPVPENGRITKETLDKPGFGVELNRDCDIVRPYKH